TGTGGGTTATATTTTTCTCCTTACCAACCTATTCTCCAACTACCTATACACCAACTGGGTGTCCTactgaggcaggatagtaagaagctaggaaaattcttGGGCAAGTGGAAAGGGGAAAATGAGACAACATAATTAAACAAGGCCAACAATTTGACCAATTTACAGGCAGCTAGTGAATTGTAAGACTTTATCTTCCCTTAACGAGGATACTTAAGAACAACTGGTTTACATTTCTCCTCTCTGACCAGAGAATAAATAGCTTAACTCACCCTGGTCAGGGAGATAGAGGACAGAGACCCAATTAATGCCATTTGTGCCAGTCAAACCCAAGGATGGGTGAAGTTAGgggaacaaacaacaaaaacccaattAAAGCCAGGCGACtcaagataaaagtaaaatagtaAAGCCAATCAAAGAATAATCCCAAACTCCCctatacactcatttttttttttttttttttttcttttctgaagctggaaacagggagagacagtcagacagactcccgcatgcgcccgaccgggatccacccggcacgcccaccagggggcgacgctctgcccaccagggggcgatgctcggcccatcctgggcgtcgccatgttgcgaccagagccactctagcgcctggggcagaggccacagagccatccccagcgcctgggccatctttgctccaatggagcctcagctgcgggaggggaagagagagacagagaggaaggcgcggcggaggggtggagaagcaaatgagcgcttctcctatgtgccctggccgggaatcgaacccgggtcctccgcacgctaggccgacgctctaccgctgagccaaccggccagggctatacactcatttttaaaaatttttattttatttattcatttcggagaggagagagaaaaagagagagagagagagagaaaaggtgggaggagcaggaagcatcaactcccatatgtgccttgaccaggcaagcccggggtttcaaaccggcaacctcagcattcggtggaccctttatccactgtgccaccacaggtcaggcactagttCTGATGCATTACCATATTAaacacacacctggaaagctgctGAGTACTTTGCTGAAACCCTCCCCTAAGACTCTCATCCgcagaagaaagataaaaactcTCATAACAAAGACCCAGGGCAGGCTCGCCCATGCCCTTTATTAGGCAtgaactttttcttccttttaaactcTAAGGATCCCCATAGGACTTGCAAAGAGGGTGTAGCAGtcagtggcagcttgtcctgggctaaccccctgaacctgtctccaagggccCCTATTCTTTGACTTCCTAGTGAGCTGAAAGCAGCCCCATCTCggctcacttctttcctataatggtcatagagagaaagcagagcaCTCTCTCCCGTTGCTTCTCTTACCCTAAGtccttcctttgtttcactgcctccagctttaataaacatactctcaaaatcacctggactcatgcCGGGTAATCTTTCCTGCACCAAGTTAAAACCCACACACTACAGGCTGGCCTGAGGCAGACCCACTCGGGGCCTAGTCTTCCTCTGATAACACTACAATTCCAGAGTGAGCTTAATTCCACAAGACTGCCCCCTACTTCAGATGCCAATAGTAAGTCCTGGCCTCCTACACTTCTGACCAACTGACTATAAATTGTGGGTTCCCATGACTCCCCTTCAAGTTCACTAATTCACTaaaatggctcacagaactcaggaaaaacAGTTTACTATTACTGGTTTATTAAAAGGGAAGAGCCAAAAGGAAGAGATATGCATAGGGCAAGGTATAAGGGGTGGTGTGGAACTTCCATGCTCCCTAGGtatgccatcctcagcacctcagtgtgttcaccaacccggaagctctctgaaccccatcAGGTAGGGGTTTTTATGAAGATTCCAGTATGGAGAGTGGAGGGATGATTGATTAAATCTTTAATTAGCTCAATCTCCAGCCACCCCCTCATATCTCCGTGGGGCTGAGGGGCGGGGCTGAAAGTTCCAGCCTCTAATCACAGGGTTGGTTCCCTCTAGCAGCTGGTCCCCATCAGGAAGTTAACCTGGGATCACCAGGGTCATCTCATTGGCATAAACACAAGTATGGTCGAAAGAAAGttatgaataacaaaagacaCTTCTATCAAAGCCATCACActggaaattccaagggttttatgCCAGGAACCCTggaaagaccaaatatatatttcttactatATCATAGCATCACAGGGGGTAataataaaatggggaaaatgttGATAATTGTTGAAGTTGAGTGAGGGCTACCTAGTGACTCATTATACTTAGTCTCTGGGCTTTTGTGAATATTTGgaaacttaaataataaaatatttataataaaagagaatgacatggccctggccagtggctcaggccTGGTGTATACACGTTCCaaatttgatttccagtcagggcacacagaggaagcgaccatctgcttctcccctttcccctcccccctttcctccttcttcccctcctgcagccagtggcttgattggtttgagcatggccctgggcactgaggatagctccatgggagTGCattaacctcaggtgctaaaaatagcttggtactggagcattggACCCAGtttgggttgctgggtggatcccggtcagggcacatgccagagtctgcctcactatctctcctcctctcacctaaaaaataaaaaaataaataagagagagagagagagagagagagagaatgtcagAGAGAGGCACCTTACAAGTCATAGAAGGAGTCTGAACTTgatttttgactttttattttgaaataattttatatttatagataagTTATAAAGATGTATTCTCATATATCCTTCACCCATCTTCCTTTAATGTTGCATCTTATATGAACATGATATATTTagcaaaactaagaaattaacattgatacaatACCATTGCTATACTACAGACTTTGTTCAGATTTCTCCAGTTTTTCCATTAATGTCCTTTTTGTTCCAGGATCCAATCCAGAATGTTGCATATACAGTTGTCATATCTCCTGACTCTCTTCCAATCTGTCAGTTTCTTGGTCTTTCCTTACCTCTTATgactttaacactttttttttttttttttgactttaaCACTTTTGATGATTagtggtcaggtattttgtagactGTTTTACAATTTGGATTTGTCTGATgctttctcatgattagactgagGTTATGGATTTTGCAAAGAATACTATAGTGGTGATGTGGCCTTCTCAATGCATCATGTCAGGGAACATATGATGTTaacatgacttttttctttaacctTAATCACTTGGTTAAGGTGGTGTCTGACAGATTTCTCCACTATTTTTGCCCTTTTTATACTCAGTGATAGTGTCTAAGTCTAGCCCACACCAAAGGGGACTTGAAAAGCAGAGTGAAGTCACTGAAGGGATTTGGGGGCCAGGTAAATGTGTTCAAAAGTGTATTTTAGAAGGAATATGCTGGCTGGCTGAAATGTGAAGACGACTTTGTGGTGGGAATGGACATAAACCAGTGGCTTTGACTGACGTTAGCAGTCTGACACAGCGGGAGCTGATTCTTGATTGGTTATGTGTGATGAGAGAAGGTGAAGTCCAGGGGAGCCTCCAGGTTTCTCACTTGGATAGTTGAGTGGCTGGGACCTTTTACTGAATATAAACCCAGGGGTCTGTGTGCCCCTAAGAGGTTGTGTGCTTCCCTTGACCCCTAGTGAAAAGCTACTTTCTGCTTCTCGGTTTTGCCTTGGGGCATGTCCCTGAGGGTTACCGGGGTGGCAAAATGACTTTCCCACATACACTAGAAGTTAGGGATTACCAAGGAGGGTCAGAATTTCAAGTAATAAAGGGGACAGCCACCGAGGGACTGAAAGAAGCTGGAGGAAAAGAACTCATCCCTacatccttttctcccttccctgttAGTGACCCAATTATGAGCATTTGACTCCATGGTTTTCAAACAAgcaattttatttaccttttccgTGCTCCGCTAACCGGCCTCCCCCTCGGCCTCGGGTGCTTTGCGTCCCTTTGGGGCGGGGGTTTGGAGCGGGGGCGCACTGCCCCCTCTCAGTCCTCACCTCCGCCGGCGGGCCCCCCGCCCAGTTTTCTTTTCCCCTCGGCGCCTGCGAGCAGGGGCCGGAGGTGCAGCAGGAGCTGGGGCGGGCTGCCCGGGCCCGGGCGCCGAGCGGGTCCCGCTGCCCTGCGGAGGTTTGTAGACCAGGTGGAAGATGAAGGCGTTGCAGTACCTGAGGGGGCGGGGCGCCGTCAAGGGTGGATTCCCGCGGCCGGAGGCGTGGCGGGGGTTTTGGTGGGGATGAGCGAGGATTTGGAGAGATTTTGCGAGCTGGGTCTAAAGACGGGTGTGTTGGAGTTTTCGAGACCCGCCAGAGGATGGAGAGTAGCCGGGGCAGAAAAGGCAGGATGTAGGGCTGGGCCAGGAGGATCCCAGGAGAGCAGAGACGAGGGCAGGGATGGGCACGTAGGATGCTCAGCCAGAGAGTAAGAAGTTAAGGGTCTGGGAGGAAATAGAGGGCGGCGGGCCCTTACCAGGGCATGCAGTTGTCGGCCGCTCTGAGACGAAACGGGGAGCGGAAGGGATTGGGCTGTGGAGGGCTGGTGCCCCCTCCTGTGGCCACTGCCATGGTCTGGTCGTCCATCACACAGCCGTACTCGCTGCTCTCGGTGAAGAAGGCCGGCACTCGGAGGGActagggtgggggcggggcctcaGACACTCTCAGAGAGGCTCCTACCCCCAGGGACCTCCTGAGCAGCAAGGGTTGCAGACTGGGCTGAAAACTGAGGATCCAGATAGACCGGGATGGAGCGGGAAGAGGTACAGGCAGACCGAGAGGGGCAGGAGGACCCATCGGCGGCCCCAGGTTTGTGGAACACATAATGGAGAAGCAGAAACTttcagaaaaggaggagggacTGGGCAAGAGGTGAGAGAAATTCCCTTTTGCGCCTTCACCCACCTGTAACCGGGGCAGTGAGCTCAGCCAAGTGTCCTTGAGGCCAAAGCCGGAGTTAAATCCTGTGGATCAAGGGAGGTCAGGGAGAAGCTAGCTCCCTTGGTTTTCTTCTCCCACCTTCTCCACACTCCTTCCCCAGGTTCTCACCAATAACCAAGTCAGGCTTGGGCCCCTGGAGCAGATGGTAAGGCCGTGCAGACACTTTGATCTGCAGGTCCCTTCGGCCTCCCTTCTCCTTAGTTCCAGAGCTAAGCCGCGCTGATACCCCAGAACCAGGACGGACAGATACTTCATGGCCATCCTGGGGAGCAACGAGGGGGGTGAGGAGACCACTGGAAGTTAGGGTACTGGAGGATGCATCAGGCaagacagaggaggggagaggagggagcagaaGGGCAAGGTCAGTCAGGAGGACAGGAGGCTCAGGACTGAAGAGCAGGGTCTTCCTCCACCCTCACCCTCTGCAGGGTAAAATGCTGCTGGTCACTCTCAGGCGGCAGGCCGTCACCCACAAACTGTAGTTCCAGGGCCACGTGGGGGAGCAAGACCAAGAGCTCCTAAAGGATAGAGAGGACAGACCTGGGTCCCACCTTGCATCCACTTCTACTCTCAAATGCCCAACCTCCAGGCCTGGAGGGACTTACCCAAAACACCATGACAAGGTCAAACTCCTTCCTGGCCTCCACCACGTGGATTTTCAATGACTGTTTATTCTGGATGTTGAGCTCAGGGACTGTACGAGAAGCTAGCTGTTTAAGGATTTGGTCTCCCTCACCTTCCCTCCTGTTCCCTACCAGCTCCCTGTCGCCTCTCTTCAAgcactcccctctccccctgcgTTTGCTCTCCTTACAGGACTGGGGCACCAGGTGGGTGATGACGTAGTACACAGTCAGTGGGTAGGTGAGAAGCACAGCCACGGGGGAGTCCAAGCTGAGGCCCCGCCATGTGTAGTAATCCTGCCACGAGCCTAGGGAGAGTGGGTTACTGGAGGACCTGACCCCAGGTCTCCACTCCGGACTGCTGGCTCTTCAGTCCCTGTCTCTACCGCTAGTTCCTACAGGACTTCAGCTCACCAAAGAGGCCCTTGGGTGGATCTGGGGGCACAGGAGGCATCAGGGCAGGGCCATCCCCCTGGAGAAGCTTGTAGGGATCTcctgagaggaggaaagaaagaagaggagcctGGTGTTAGGGAGACTCCCACCTGGcatgtctccctctcccttccaaaGGAGCTGTATTACCTGAGAGAGGACCTTGCACTACAGCaaaaggaatggggggggggggtatctaGATGGGGAGAGTAGGGGTGACTTAAAGGGTTGAGGAAAGGACTGAAATGGCCCTGGTAATAGTGGTAGGGTTTGGTGTGAAATGGAGGAGTTACCTGGGACCCAAACAACTCTATTCTCTCCCATCTTTTCCTCTAGTCGGAGAGGCCCATGCCCGAAGAAAGTTCCCACGCACCATTGAGAAGAAGACTGTGGGATGGTGTGCTGCCCTGGAGGTGCCTGGGGGTGCTAGAGCCTGGAATCAGCATGCTGATCTGGGTCCAGTAGCCACGAGTGAGGCCCCGTGAGGCCAGGAAGGCCTCTTTGTTGAAAGTTTCACTGGTCAcctctggaggaggaggaggagaagggttgAAGGCTTGGGGGCTAGGACCACAGACATTAGCTCTCCTCGGCCTCTCCCAAGGATCTGGGGTCTGAGTATGGTGCTAACCGGGAGAGAACTAATATTTCTGAATGTCTACAGTGTAGCAGACATCCAGCCTGCAGAATAACAATTCCCACATAACAATTCCCTGAGATAATTTGCTAGtgttcctgttttacagatgagaaaattaaggcaCTAAGATAGTGATTTTAAGGTCAACAGTTAATGGTGGAGCTGGGAAGCAAGTGTTTAAATTACTAGTTCCAAAGCCCTTAAACTCTCTCAGGGACTGGGGTGCTCCAGAGATCCTATCTCCAGCCTCAGGGGTCTAGCCCAGCCCCAAATATCCACCACCCAGCCCTTATTCCAGGGATTCGGACCTCCAGAACCCTGTGCCCAGACTGCAGGCCCCAGACACAAAGACCtggtcccccgcccccaccctgacCACCTATGTTACCTGCAGTATAGGTAAAAGGCAGAGTTGCCAGTTCTCCTGTTCGTTCCATGAAGGCTGCTAGCCTCGAGCACCAAAATTTGTGGCTCACATCATCTGGGCATCGTCGCCAGTCGGCCCGAAGACAGGCCTCTCCACAGTATAAGACAGCACTACACTGGGGGCTGGGGTCACAGGGAGTGGTGGGCACCGTGTTAATCTCTGTAAGTCCTTTGTCTGCTGTCCATCTGCCCTGTAGCTATCCATATGTGACTTGGTCTGTTTGTTTGTATTCTCTCTGCCAGTAACAGCttgttgttttcttcattttatttccctGTCCCTCATTCTGTCTAAAGGGTCCCCCACCAGCTTGCTTTCTCTGTGTTTGCCTGACTATTggggtcttccttcctctcatttcATCTTTGCAGGCTGCTCACCAGGGTGTCAGCTTCACTTCAAAGCTGTGCTTGTGACAAACATGGCAGGTTTGAGCCTGAAGGGAGGCAAACGTGAAGCCTGGGTGGGGACCCCATGTCCGCATTGGAGTCTTGGCTAACTTCACTCCCAGCCTTGGGACTAGACTCTCCAGATCTCTGAATGGGGTAGACAGGGCATCCATCAGGCGGTGGAGTTCAGAAGTCCAAGCCCCCTAGGCCTCCCCACCCTCAGATACCAGATTTCTGTACCGATGCAGCTGGGCATCTCCTACAGTAAGCTGTTGGGGCTTTCGAGGGTCTCCAGAGCCCATGGGGCAGGCCATGCTGTGGCAGAGGAGAGCATAGGCCCGAGGAGCCAGGTTCTCTGTCCCTGAGCTCTTGCCTGCACTCCTCTGGGCTCCATCCATTAGTAGGTCAATGCCCAAGATGGTGCCATGTTCATCTGTCACCAGTAAGAGGCAGGAAAGGTGCAGGGAGGCAGCCTCTGGAGAAGAAGGGAAGAGTTGGAGGTGGAGGGGTCAGGAGCACCAAACTCAAATGCCTACAGGGGCTAGGCAAGTAAACCTAGTGAGTCAAGGGAACTAGGTGGAAAGGGTATGCCTCATCCAAAGGGGACAGTGGCTACATAGTAGCAGTATTTGCTGCCATGCAGAACTGTGGGCCTGCTGCGAATACTTCAGTTTTTCTTAAGAAGGTATAACTCCAGACTTAgggagtttttttctttaaatgttggctcaaattaaaaaacaaaacaataaaacaatttggGACAAGGAAAACACCTTTTCAGGAGAGATTGGTCTGAAGCCATCCTTTTGTTTGTGacccctggctgggttctgagtgGTAAGCAGGGCTTTTGAGGGGGAGTATATCTGAGCAGGGGTAATGCAGGGCAAGTCCTAGGTTCTTACCACTTCTCCGTCCCTTCCTCCTCTCAGGCCCCGTTTTGTCTTCTGCCCTGTCCTCTCGGCAGCCATCTTCGCCACCTCCTGCCTCCTGCTCAGTCTCCTCTGGCTCCCCTGAAGGATTTCCTTCTTGGAGGGACTCCTTGCTCATATGGGCTGGCTCCCCATTCTCCTCTGGTTCTACCTTCTCTCTGCCTgcaccctcctcctctctattttttctctcttcttcctcttcctcctcctcctcctcctcctcctccccttcctccccttcctccaaaCTGACAAGCCTGACATAGGGGCTTAGGtcttggaggtggagggggggctCATCTCCCAGCAGCCAGCCAGCCCCCAGGCCTGGTCCAgggcctggctctgccccttgccCCAAGCTGATGCCCACACTATGGTTGGGCAAGACATGGAGCACCCAAAGGGCAGGGTCCTGGGGCAGTCTTCTGATCTGAGCTTCCAGCTGTCGCCAGCGGCCCTCAATGCCTGTCTCCACAGCCCCACGCTCTGCCGTGAACTTTCGGAACCAGCCAAAGAGAAGGGCAGTGAAATCAAGGAACTCATCTCGGTATCCAGACACAAACTCCATGTCTTCATGGGCACAGGGCCTAGGCTCAGGCTAAGCAGAGGAAAGATTATATGGTGAGGGAGAGGGTGGTAGTGAGAATTTGGAGCTGGGTCACAAAATGCAGGAGCATGGGTTTAAGGGTCAGTTGGGGTGTCATCTATAAGATGAGGGTTAGGAGCTGAGAATAAGGTTTTTCAAGGCTAAAGATGGGTATCAGGGATGAGAATGGGGCTAGACTTGAAAGTGGACCGTTAGTGGTAAAGATGTATTCAGGAGTGAGATTGAATATGGGGCTCAAAATTTGAGGCTCAAACCTTTAAAAGCAGTGTTTGAGTTGGGATAGAGATGAAGGAGGGCTAGTCCAGTTGGGAAGGTTTTGGCAAGGGGGGAAGAATTTTGGATCCCTCCGTGGGATGTCGGAGGAGGGAGTAAGGGCTACATACAGCATTCCTTCACCTTGGATCGGTTTGGCAGCGAGCCCCAGGAGACCTAGCCTCTCCCAGCCGGCCGTTCCATTACTCCGGTACCTGCAGCCGCCACCACTTTTCGAAGGTAAATACCTCGGGGTGGGGGCGGCCGTGACGTCAGGGCTGCGGAGCGCACGGCCCGCTCCTCGCGAGTTGGCAGCGTGTGTCCGGGAGGCCCAGGCC
The DNA window shown above is from Saccopteryx bilineata isolate mSacBil1 chromosome 2, mSacBil1_pri_phased_curated, whole genome shotgun sequence and carries:
- the ZMYND15 gene encoding zinc finger MYND domain-containing protein 15; the protein is MEFVSGYRDEFLDFTALLFGWFRKFTAERGAVETGIEGRWRQLEAQIRRLPQDPALWVLHVLPNHSVGISLGQGAEPGPGPGLGAGWLLGDEPPLHLQDLSPYVRLVSLEEGEEGEEEEEEEEEEEEERKNREEEGAGREKVEPEENGEPAHMSKESLQEGNPSGEPEETEQEAGGGEDGCREDRAEDKTGPERRKGRRSEAASLHLSCLLLVTDEHGTILGIDLLMDGAQRSAGKSSGTENLAPRAYALLCHSMACPMGSGDPRKPQQLTVGDAQLHRDLESLVPRLGVKLAKTPMRTWGPHPGFTFASLQAQTCHVCHKHSFEVKLTPCPQCSAVLYCGEACLRADWRRCPDDVSHKFWCSRLAAFMERTGELATLPFTYTAEVTSETFNKEAFLASRGLTRGYWTQISMLIPGSSTPRHLQGSTPSHSLLLNGDPYKLLQGDGPALMPPVPPDPPKGLFGSWQDYYTWRGLSLDSPVAVLLTYPLTVYYVITHLVPQSFPELNIQNKQSLKIHVVEARKEFDLVMVFWELLVLLPHVALELQFVGDGLPPESDQQHFTLQRDGHEVSVRPGSGVSARLSSGTKEKGGRRDLQIKVSARPYHLLQGPKPDLVIGFNSGFGLKDTWLSSLPRLQSLRVPAFFTESSEYGCVMDDQTMAVATGGGTSPPQPNPFRSPFRLRAADNCMPWYCNAFIFHLVYKPPQGSGTRSAPGPGQPAPAPAAPPAPARRRRGEKKTGRGARRRR